The nucleotide window CTTCACCAAATTTTTTAATGTAGTATTCCGCGAATAGCGGGCTGCCAAGCAAATTGTCAACCGGGATATCAAAAAAGCCCTGTATCTGCGAAGCGTGCAAATCCATCGTGAGCACCCGGTCGGCCCCGGCCGAGGTGATCAGATTTGCCACAAGCTTGGCGGATATAGGGTCTCTGGCTTTTGCCTTTCTGTCCTGACGCGCGTATCCAAAATAGGGGACGACGGCTGTGATGCGCCCGGCCGACGCCCTTTTGCAGGCATCCACCATGATGAGCAGCTCCATCAGATGATCGTTGACCGGCCCGCAGGTGGGCTGAATGATGAAAACGTCTGAGCCGCGGACGGATTCATACAGCGAAACGGAAATCTCGCCGTCCGAAAAGCTTGTGACCTTCGAATCCCCCAGGCGGATTCCTATGTTTCGGCAGATGCTTTCAGCCAGTGGCTTGTTGGCATTGCCCGCAAATATTTTAATATCTTTCCCATGTGAAACCATTGTTGTCCCCCTCTTTTTCGCTTGCCACCTGTATTATAGCAGATACGCCCCGGAAAACAAATA belongs to Oscillospiraceae bacterium CM and includes:
- a CDS encoding ribose-phosphate pyrophosphokinase, which encodes MVSHGKDIKIFAGNANKPLAESICRNIGIRLGDSKVTSFSDGEISVSLYESVRGSDVFIIQPTCGPVNDHLMELLIMVDACKRASAGRITAVVPYFGYARQDRKAKARDPISAKLVANLITSAGADRVLTMDLHASQIQGFFDIPVDNLLGSPLFAEYYIKKFGEGSEDVVVVSPDVGSVARARTFALKMGLGLAIIDKRREKANQSEVMNIIGSVKDKNVILFDDMVDTAGSLCGAAKALVEIGKAKEIFACATHGVLSGAAVERVNDSYIKELIFTDTIPYPGKIASSKIKYLSAAPLFAEAIERVYEEVSISTLFR